The DNA sequence AACCTCGCGGCGGCCGTGACGAACACCGACCTGATGACGCACGTGCGGACGATGCGCGTCGGCACGGGCATCGCGATGCTCATCTCGCTCGGCCTGTACACCTACCTCGGGTTCGCGGCGACGGGGGCCATCCCGCCGGGCCGCATCGCCGAGATTCAGTCGGCCATCTCGGGGGCGTACGTCGTCTCGCCGCTGACGTTCGCCCCCCTCGCGCTGACGTTCGCGCTGGCGATTCGGGGCTACCCCGCCCTGCCGGCCATCACCTCGGGCGTGTTCGCGGGCGTGGCGACGCAGATTCTCGTGCAGGGACCGCGCTCCGTCGAGGGCGTCGTCGCCGCGATGGAGGTTGCGCAGTCGGGGACGACGGCCGAGACGGGCGTCGAACTCGTGAACGGCCTGCTCTCCTCGGGCGGCCTCGTCGGGTCCGCGTGGACCATCACCGTCGTCGTCGCCGCCCTCTCCTTGGGCGGCATCCTCGAACGCACGGGCGTCCTCGCCGTCGTCGCCCACCGCCTCGGGCAGTCCATCCGCGGCGTCGGCGGTCTGACCGCCGGGACGGCGCTCTCGGCGTTCGGGATGAACGTCCTCGCCGCCGAGCAGTACATGAGCATCGTCGTCCCCGGCATGAGCCTCCGCGGCCTCTACGACGAGTTCGACCTGGACAGCAGAAACCTCTCCAGAGCGGTCGAGGCGGCGGGGACGACGACGAGCGCGCTCGTCCCGTGGAACGCGGGCGGCGTCTACATGGCGACGGTGCTCGGCGTGCCGACGCTTCAGTACGCGCCGTACTACTTCCTCGGCTTCCTCTCTCCGGCCATCCTCGTCTTCATGGGCGTGACCGGGTGGCGCATCACGAAGCAGTCCGAGGAGACGACGGCGGGCCTCAAGGGCGCCGTCGAGTCGCTCGGCGACGACTGAGCGGCGTCGAAGACCCCTCTATCGCCCGCGACGCCGCTCTCGTTCTCGGCGGTGGCGCGGGCGCTCGAACCCGACGGCAACGGCGTCGTGTTCCCGGGCCCGGACCGGGGCGACCGATGCCGGCAAACCGCCCGCCTTTTCTCGATTCGGTCGAAAACGGTAGCATGGACCTGACGACCGAGGGTCGCTACCGCGTCCTCGGACGCCCTCGCGACCCCGACGAA is a window from the Halogeometricum sp. S3BR5-2 genome containing:
- the nhaC gene encoding Na+/H+ antiporter NhaC; the encoded protein is MATLSFEPLTYEDIPAEVRPSLGQALVPIVGMLVFLSVGAIALGLDPQIPLLFGIAFTGLVGRYWYGVSWETMYEGIVDGLRMGMQAILIIFVIYMLISTWTGAGTIPSLIYYGLELLTPRVFLPVATLLAAVVAFAIGSSWTTAGTLGVAFIGIGAGLGVPEPMTAGAVLTGAYTGDKVSPLSDTTNLAAAVTNTDLMTHVRTMRVGTGIAMLISLGLYTYLGFAATGAIPPGRIAEIQSAISGAYVVSPLTFAPLALTFALAIRGYPALPAITSGVFAGVATQILVQGPRSVEGVVAAMEVAQSGTTAETGVELVNGLLSSGGLVGSAWTITVVVAALSLGGILERTGVLAVVAHRLGQSIRGVGGLTAGTALSAFGMNVLAAEQYMSIVVPGMSLRGLYDEFDLDSRNLSRAVEAAGTTTSALVPWNAGGVYMATVLGVPTLQYAPYYFLGFLSPAILVFMGVTGWRITKQSEETTAGLKGAVESLGDD